The Terriglobia bacterium genome window below encodes:
- the rfaE2 gene encoding D-glycero-beta-D-manno-heptose 1-phosphate adenylyltransferase: MTGKMVPRTEVSALGERLRQTGQKVVFANGCFDLLHVGHVRYLEGARQQGDALVVGVNSDRSVRELKGKGRPLLPEEARAELLAAMECVDYVVIFDDATAAGILRDLRPDVHCKGTDYTEATVPEREVVRSWGGRVVIVGDPKSHSTRDLLARIAQLNKVEK, from the coding sequence ATGACGGGCAAGATGGTTCCCCGCACGGAAGTTTCGGCGCTCGGCGAGCGCCTCCGACAGACCGGGCAAAAGGTCGTGTTCGCTAACGGCTGCTTTGACCTTCTGCACGTTGGGCATGTCCGGTATCTCGAAGGGGCGCGGCAGCAGGGCGACGCGCTGGTCGTGGGCGTCAACAGTGACCGCTCCGTGCGAGAACTGAAAGGCAAAGGCCGGCCGCTGCTGCCTGAAGAAGCGCGCGCCGAACTGCTGGCGGCGATGGAATGCGTTGATTACGTGGTCATCTTTGATGATGCGACCGCCGCGGGGATCTTGCGCGACCTGCGGCCCGATGTTCATTGCAAGGGGACCGACTACACGGAGGCGACCGTTCCGGAGCGCGAGGTGGTCCGGAGTTGGGGTGGGCGTGTGGTGATTGTGGGCGATCCCAAAAGCCATTCAACCCGCGATCTGCTGGCGCGCATCGCCCAACTCAACAAAGTGGAAAAATAA
- a CDS encoding bifunctional ADP-heptose synthase, whose protein sequence is MNLTRKFRSTLLATIARFSRQHVLVLGDMVADEFVYGEIARVSREAPVLILKQRDSRIVPGGGANAANNLADLGARVTPVGLIGDDPAGEALFQYFRNRGVPTRGLLRVEGYTTPTKSRILGGLSHWQRQQIVRIDREPSEDNRNELRRRVSRQAARLLSGKAGVLVADYGYGAADASAVAALQRRIEAARVPVVVDSRYALGDYAQVTAATPNEPEVEAAFGRSIGNNLDLLFELGRAMLERQSLKALLITRGRDGMALFQQGRKPQLIPVFGSDQAVDVTGAGDTVGATFTLALAAGADFTIAALLANCAGGLVVMKRGTATVTARELKEAIRNA, encoded by the coding sequence ATGAATCTCACTCGCAAATTCCGTTCGACCTTGCTGGCGACCATTGCGCGATTCTCTCGGCAGCACGTTCTCGTGCTTGGCGATATGGTCGCCGATGAATTCGTCTACGGGGAAATTGCGCGGGTGTCGCGCGAAGCGCCGGTCCTGATTCTGAAACAGCGCGATAGCCGGATTGTGCCCGGCGGCGGAGCCAATGCCGCGAATAACCTGGCCGACCTGGGCGCTCGAGTCACGCCGGTGGGACTGATCGGCGACGACCCTGCCGGCGAGGCGCTGTTCCAATACTTCAGAAACAGAGGCGTTCCGACGCGCGGCCTTCTGCGCGTCGAGGGCTATACCACGCCGACCAAGTCGCGCATTCTCGGCGGGCTCAGCCATTGGCAGCGCCAGCAGATTGTCCGTATCGATCGCGAGCCGTCCGAAGATAACCGAAACGAATTGCGAAGGCGCGTCAGCCGTCAGGCCGCGCGCCTGCTAAGTGGCAAGGCCGGAGTTCTGGTGGCCGATTACGGATATGGAGCGGCGGATGCATCCGCAGTTGCAGCACTCCAGCGCCGAATCGAGGCCGCGCGTGTGCCGGTGGTGGTGGATTCGCGCTACGCGCTCGGAGACTATGCGCAAGTCACTGCCGCGACTCCCAACGAGCCCGAAGTAGAGGCGGCGTTCGGCAGGAGCATCGGTAACAATCTCGACCTGCTCTTTGAACTGGGGCGCGCGATGCTCGAGCGGCAGTCCCTGAAGGCCCTTCTGATTACCCGCGGCCGCGACGGAATGGCGCTGTTTCAGCAGGGCCGAAAGCCACAACTGATTCCGGTTTTTGGGTCCGATCAGGCAGTCGATGTGACGGGAGCGGGCGATACCGTCGGGGCAACTTTTACTTTGGCGCTGGCGGCAGGCGCCGATTTTACGATTGCCGCCCTGCTGGCGAATTGCGCGGGCGGACTGGTGGTTATGAAGCGCGGGACTGCCACCGTCACCGCACGCGAACTGAAGGAGGCCATACGCAACGCATGA